The window GTAGATCTGGCTTATCAGAACCGAAACGACGAATCGCTTCAGAGAATGGCATTACTGGGAATTGACCCAGTTCAACATCTAGAAGCTCTTTCCACATATCGTGAACTAGCTTTTCAGTGATGTTACGTACTTCTTGAGAAGACAGGAATGATGTTTCGATATCGATTTGAGTAAATTCAGGCTGACGGTCAGCACGTAAATCTTCATCACGGAAACATTTAACGATTTGGTAGTAACGGTCAAAACCAGACATCATCAGCAGTTGCTTGAACAGCTGAGGAGATTGAGGAAGTGCGTAGAAGCTACCTTTATGAACACGGCTTGGTACTAGGTAATCACGAGCGCCTTCAGGTGTCGCTTTCGTTAGTACTGGTGTTTCGATGTCTAGGAATAGGTTCTCGTCTAGGAAACGACGAACGAAGCTAGAAGCACGTGCACGAAGCTTAATACGATCGCTCATTTCTGGACGACGAAGATCGATGTAACGGTACTTAAGACGCTGCTCTTCAGAGTTCGTTTGGTTGAAGTCTAGTGGAAGCGCTTCTGAACGGTTGATGATCTCTAGGCCAGTTGCGTAAAGCTCAACTTCACCCGTCGCCATATCTTTATTTACTTGGCTGTCAGGACGAACACGTACTTCACCAGTAAATTTGATACAGAATTCATTACGCAGTTGGTTAGCGATCGGAAAGATATCTTTCATATCTGGATCGACAACAACCTGAACGACGCCTTCACGATCTCGCATATCGATAAAGATAAGACCGCCTAAATCACGGCGACGGTTTACCCAGCCGCACAATTCTACAGTTTGTCCCGCCAGGGACTTGTTCAGGTTACCACAGTAATGGGTACGCATAATGAATTTCCCAATCTCTTAATTATTTACTAATTTCCAAGCTGTCAGTGGTCATTCCACACAACAGAGCAAAGGAACATTTATACGCGGAAACTCGCTTAAAATCGACCTTCCACATTCGAATTTATTGTGTTTTATCTGGCTTTGCTGCTTTTTAGCCCATCAAGTGCGCAAAGATTCATCAAAACCGAAAAAATTGCGATAATTATATCTCGAAAGTACCTTAATCAGCAAAAGTCTCGTACAGTAGTTTTTCGTTTCAACCCAAAAATTTTTTGTAATGACTGATGGCGTGATAAATAACGGTGTAATAGATGGATGCTAGTGTAATAACAACTGAAACTTTACCTCTAAGACTTGGATTAACAATGTGGTCTCATTCTGAGTGGCAAAGTCAGTTCTATGGTAAGGGAACAAAACCTGCTGAACGCTTAGAGAAGTACACCCAAGTTTTTCATACAGTTGAAGGCAACACGACTTTCTATGCGACACCCAGTATCTCAACGGTCAATAACTGGAAAGCCGCGAGTCACGATGATTTCAAGTTTACTTTTAAGCTGCCTAAGTTCATCACCCACCAGCAGCACTTAAAACATTGCCAAGCCGAACTCAAAGAATTTCTGCTCACCATGTCGCCCCTACACAGACGCATTGGTCAGTGGACGATTCAATTACCCCATAGCTTCGAACCCAGCATGCTCCCTGCCCTGCAAAAATTTTGTACCTTGTTTCCAAAAGACATGCAGCTCGGCGTCGAAGTTCGTCACCTTGGTTTCTTTGATAAAGGCGATGCCGAAAAACGTTTCAATCATTGGCTAATAGAAGAAGGGATCAATCGCATCATTATGGATAGCCGTCCTGTTTTCTCCGCACCACCGACCACAGAAGCGGTGATCGACGCACATCAAAAGAAACCACGCGTTCCGGTTCATGCCATTGCGACGGCAAACAATCCAATGGTTCGCTTTATTGGACATCCAGATCAGGAACCCAATCTCGCTTTCTTTAAACCTTGGTTCGCGAAATTACCAACTTGGTTAAATGAAGGTAAACAGCCTTATTTAATGATCCACACCCCAGACAATAATCACGCCCCTGAGTTGGCGATTGCTATCTATAAGCAATTACAGGCGCAAGTTGCTGAACACACACAGATAACCTTGCCTAATTTGGCGGAGTTTCCTGCTCAAAAAGGTGACCATCAAATCTCGATGTTTTGATAGTAAACAACCACTAACACGCGTTCACTTTCATCAATCTCAGTTTTCGTGACACAAGCGATTTTTTTACGTAAAATACGTCCCCTTTTATTTGGTACGAATTCTGTGCCGATTACGCTGACTGTCGAGAGAGAATGCAATGAGCAACAAAGACAATATCTTTTCCGCTCCCATTGATAAAATTGGTGATTTCACCTTTGATGCAAGGGTTGCTGAAGTATTTCCAGATATGATTCAACGCTCGGTTCCTGGATATAGCAATATCATCTCTGCTATTGGCATGTTAGCTGAACGCTTCGTAAAACCACACTCAAACATCTACGACTTGGGTTGCTCTCTTGGCGCAGCAACGCTTTCAATGCGCCGCCACATCCAACAAGAAGGCTGTACGATTTTTGCTGTCGATAATTCGGAAGCCATGGTTGAACGCTGTAAGCTGCATGTAAACGCCTACCGAAGCGATACGCCAGTCGAAGTTATCGAAGCTGATATCCGTGAAATCGAGATTAAAGACGCTTCAGTTGTTGTGTTGAACTTCACCTTACAGTTCTTATCACCTGACGACCGCTACGCGCTGCTTGAAAAGATCCATGCTGGATTGCGTCCGGGTGGTATTTTGATTCTGTCTGAAAAGTTTGTGTTTGAAGATGAAAGTTCAAATGAACTGCTTATCGATCTGCACCATGATTTCAAGCGTGCAAATGGATACAGCGAGCTTGAAGTCAGCCAGAAACGCAGTGCTATCGAAAATGTGATGCGTCCAGATTCTATTCCAGTTCATAAGCAACGTTTTGAAAAGATTGGCTTCTCAAGTAGCGAAGTGTGGTTCCAATGCTTCAACTTCGGTTCGATGTTCGCGATTAAATAGCGCTCGACCACAATTGGCTAAAGTCTGAAGCTTTCATACTTTAGCCCTTAATTTCCTGTGTTATGGCGATAAGGCTGTACACATTATGAATTCCACAACGGTTATTATTATTCATGTTTAATTTTGCTAACTTTTATCAACTCATTGCCCAAGACACTCGCCTACAGCCGTGGCTCAATGTTCTTCCTCAACAGCTGACGGATTGGCAAAATGCAGAGCACGGTGACTTTGACCGTTGGTTACGTGCACTGAATAAGATCCCGCAAGGCGTGCCTAATCAAGTTGATTTAAAGAACTCTGTGACTATCGGCAGCAGCACACCATTTCAAACAGGTGAACTTAAAAAGCTAGAGAGCTTATTAAAGACGTTCCACCCTTGGCGCAAAGGTCCTTATACCGTTCATGACATTCATATCGATACAGAATGGCGCAGCGACTGGAAATGGGACCGTGTACTTCCACATATCTCACCGCTTAAAAACCGTTCAGTACTCGATGTAGGTTGCGGTAATGGCTACCACATGTGGCGTATGTTAGGTGAAGGTGCTCGTTTGACCGTCGGTATCGACCCGTCTCACCTTTTCCTTGTTCAGTTTGAAGCTATCCGTAAGCTGATGGGCGATGACCAACGCGCGCACCTTTTACCTTTAGGTATTGAACAGCTGCCAAAACTGGAAGCTTACGACACTGTATTCAGCATGGGCGTGCTTTACCACCGCCGTTCACCGCTTGATCATTTGATTCAACTAAAAGACCAATTGGTATCTGGTGGCGAACTGGTACTTGAAACGTTAGTGATTGAAGGTGACGAAAACGCTGTTCTTGTGCCTGTTGACCGCTACGCGCAAATGAGAAACGTGTACTTCTTCCCATCTGCTCGCGCATTGAAACGCTGGCTTGAACAAGTTGGCTTTGAAGACGTTCGCATCGTTGATGAAAATGTTACGACGATTGGCGAACAACGCACAACAGAATGGATGACACACAACTCTTTGCCAGATTACTTAGACCCGAATGATCCAAGTAAAACGGTTGAAGGTCACCCAGCGCCGAGACGTGCAGTTCTTGTGGCGACAAAGCCGTAAATTCATTGTCCGAAAGCTATTGTTCTGGTGACCACCGAATAATAGCTTTTAGTAGCAATGAAGCCATCACATCTGTCGCAGTAAACTTTGACTTAAAAGCGCGTAAATTGAACAAAAATTGACTTATGTTTAATAAGTGAGCTATTTCAATTGACGATAACTGGCGCAGCGCTCACATTGCGATTCAATATGACCAGACTCTTACATTAGGATGCTTCACGCATCCTTTTTTGTAGGCTAAACTTCTAAATAGTATGAACTATTCTCTAATTTCCAAAGGTTTTTTTTATGTTTAAGCGATTATCGCCAATTGTGGCGGTTGGTTTGCTCTCTGGCTGTACCCTCACCAACGGTGCGGCCTACCACCAAGAAACTCTCGACGCTATTGCCCGCTCAGAGACAAACATCGCAAATAAGGTTCAAAACCTTGAACTGCAAGTCAGCAATCAAAGTGATTATATAGAAAGCTTAGAAGAGGAAGTTATCACCCTTTCTAACCAATTAGATGTTCACCTAACGAGCATGGAACACAAAGTTATTGAACAGCTAGAGGAAGAAGAACCTGTAGCAGTGACAACCCCACCTATCGCTACCACATCACAACCGACCATCCTTGGCGGAATCGAAAAAGTATCCATTGATTCTATCAACCAAAGCTTTGATGCGCGTGTTGATACCGGCGCAACAACCTCTTCTTTAAATGCTGTAGACATCAAAGAATTCGAGCGTAACGGTAAAGACTGGGTGAAGTTCCACTTAGCAGATAAAGCACAATCACCAGAAGACCAGAAATGGATTGAAGCACCTGTGGTACGTTTTGTGAAAATCCGCCAATCAACCAATGATCAGACAGAACGTAGAGCTGTGATTGAATTATGGGTGAAAGTTGGAAAAATCCATGAAAAAGCGCAATTTACATTGGCGGATCGCTCTCAAATGAGTCACCCTGTATTACTAGGGCGCGAATTTATCAAAGACATAGCGCTAGTAGATGTAAGTAAAAAATACGTACAAACGGAAGTTAAATAACAATAGTAGGGTAAGCTATGACGTCAAGAATTCCATTTTATATCTCAATTTTCCTGCTTATCGTAGCAGGTATAACACTGAGTATGTTCAGACATACAACCTACGGTGTACCCTGGACTCCAGGCGAAACTAATCAGGTTTGGGACATTGAAGCTCGTATAGAATTCAATGCAGTGGGCAAAGAAGCAAAAGTTTCACTAGCCGCACCTCACACACAGTCTAACTTTACACTTATCGGCGAGTCAGCTTCATCACCAGGCTACGGTATTTCATACTTGAATACAGATTCAGGTCGCCGTGCTGAGTGGTCAATTCGTCATGCAGATGGCCCACAGACTATCTACTACAAGACACAGTTCTTAGTCGATAGCCAAGCGAACGTTACCTCAACACCTCCAGAAGGTGAAGTGGCTCAACCAAGCTTTGACGGCCCTGAAGAAGCTGCAGCTCTTGCTTTGATTGACAGAGCAACCAAGCGTTCAGCAGACAACATCACCTTTACTCGTGAGTTAATCAAAACGCTTAACGATCCAGACAGCCAAAACTCAGCGCTGATTCTGAATAACATGACCAAAGTGGATGCGACACACAAGCTACTTTCTGCCGCTAAAATCCACAACAAAGTTGTCGGTGTTATTGAGTTGGAAGACGGACGTCGTCGCCAATCAATCCAACACATGAACCAAATTTGGGATAATAACCAGTGGGTTCTATTCTCTCCTGAATCTAGCGAGCAACAAGTTCAACCAAACCTACTCATCTGGGACGAATCAAATGTCTCTCTATTAGATGTAGTGGGCGGCCAGAACAGTAAAGTTCACTTCTCGATGATTGCTCAGGAAATCTCACCAACAGAAGCAACCAGCAGTAAAGTCTCTGCCGACCAACTGTTGAACCTCTCGATCCACAGCCTACCGTTAGAAGAGCAAGCGATGTTTAAAACCATCATGCTGATTCCAATTGGTGCGCTAATCGTTGTGTTCCTACGAGTTATCATCGGTCTTAAGACTTCTGGTACGTTCATGCCCGTTCTGATTGCCGTGGCATTCGTTCAAACGCAGTTGGTGACAGGTATTGTAGGCTTCCTACTGATTGTTGGTACTGGTCTTATAATTCGAAGTTACTTATCCAAACTCAACCTCTTGCTCGTGGCCAGGATATCCGCCGTAATTATTACGGTAATTATGATTATCTCGATATTTACTGTCGTCGCATTTAAAATCGGACTTACCGAAGGCCTATCGATTACGTTCTTCCCAATGATTATCTTGTCTTGGACTATCGAACGTATGTCTATCCTTTGGGAAGAAGAAGGCGCGAAAGAAGTTGTACTACAAGGTGGCGGCTCACTATTTACCGCGGTACTTGTTTACTTAGGTATGACTAACCCGTTCATTCAACACTTAACGTTCAACTTTATTGGTTTGCAGCTTGTAATTCTAGCGACCATCTTGCTACTAGGTAACTACACAGGCTACCGCCTAACCGAGCTTCGTCGCTTTAAACCGCTAGCGGAGGACTAAGTTATGTTTGATCAATTTACTTCACCGTTTAAGTTGAAAGACAAAGGCATAATGGGGATGAACAAGCGTAACCATAGTTATATTGGTCGCTATAATGATCGTTCCAAGTATCCACTCGTTGATGACAAGCTTAAGACTAAGATTATCGCTGAACAGGCTGGTGCAACCGTACCAAAGTTGATTGGCGTAATTGGTCACCAAGCTGAAGTAAAAACAATCCATAAAATGGTTAAAGAGTGGCCTGGCTTTGTTATTAAGCCAGCACAAGGAAGTGGCGGTAAAGGCATCCTTGTCGTGATCTCTCATAAAGATGGGGTTTACACTAAACCATCGGGTTCAACCATTAACGAAGAAGACGTAGAGCGTCACATTAGTAATGCTCTAGCCGGTCTTTTCTCACTAGGTGGTAAGAACGACGTAGCCGTAGTTGAAAACCTCATCAAGTTTGATGAGTGTTTCGAAGGCTTCAGTTACGAAGGCGTGCCAGATGTACGAATCATCGTATTTAAAGGCTACCCTGTGATGGCGATGATGCGCCTTTCTACTTCAGCTTCTGACGGCAAGGCAAACTTGCACCAAGGTGCTGTGGGTGTTGGTATTTGCATCGCGACCGGGAAAGCCGTGCGTGCGGTTCAGTTTGACCAACCAGTAACTCACCACCCAGATACAGGGAAAGAGTTGGCGGCACTTCAAGTGCCGCATTGGGAAAAACTACTGACTCTTGCATCAAGCGCTTGGGAAATGACAGGTCTTGGCTACATGGGTACTGACATGGTTTTAGACCAAGAAGAAGGCCCTATGGTACTGGAGCTTAATGCTCGTCCTGGATTAGCGATACAGATTGCAAACGGCGCAGGTTTATTACCTCGCTTGCATCATATTGAAAACCTAGGTACACCTGCTGAATACCCAAAAGCTGCAGAGCGCGTTGCCTACGCGGCTAAGCAATTTGGTGTTCACGGTAGCGAAATTGTATCGAGCTAATCTAGATTAGGAGCGAACCAAGTTAACCTTGGTCACTGAGTAAGTAATTCGATACCTAATCGAGTTCAATAGAAAAGCCGCATAACTCTGAGAGTTACGTGGCTTTTTAATGTCTGAAGTTTAGGTTAGCGCATTAATACCAATCGTAGTAAATAACTGTTCACCCTAGTTGGTTAAAATACTCGATAACTGCGTTAGAATTTTTGATTGTAGAATAACTACTTATCAAAACTTCTTGTCGAAAAGAGCAGCCTTGCTCTCAAGCCTTTTTCCTGCGCTATTTCTGATCACTTACTTACTGTGATTGGTATAAGCTAGGCCTCTGTTGCTTCAATTTCAGGCTTACGGATTGGATCAATACGCACAGCCGCTACTTTAAACTCTGGGATCTTGGCATGTGGATCCGTCGCTGTCGTCGTCAAGCGGTTCACCGGAGATTCCACGAAATGGAATGGAATAAACACCACCCCCTTCTGCATCCTCTTAGTGACAAAAGCAGTAATCTCTATCTCACCACGACGTGTCGATACTTTTAACATCTGTCCATTCGAGATCCCTAATGCTTCAGCATCATAGACACTGATCATTGCACGCGGCCCGGCTAAGTTATCTAACCCTTTTGTTTTGCGAGTCATGGTACCTGTATGGAACTGCTCCAGCACACGTCCCGTTGTTAGCACTAATGGGTATTCTGAGTCTGGCAGCTCCGCCGCGTATCGAAACGGAATAGCTTCCATTTGACCACGCCCACGAGTGAATTGAGTTTGGTGCATGATACGAGTGCCGTCAGGGTTGTTCTTATTACTCGGCCACTGAACACCATTCACTGTAATATTCTCCCAACGTAAGCCACCATACTGCGGTGTCACTCTTGCTATCTCATTGGTGATATCGGCAACGGTGTTATAGCCCCAACCGCCGCCCATTGCGTTGGCGAGCATCTGAATAATCACCCAGTCTTCTTTCGCTTCACCGGGAGGTAATACTGCTGGGTTAATACGCTGAACACGTCGCTCAGTATTAGTAAAGTGCCCCGACTTTTCAGCAAACGAGCAAGATGGCAGAACCACGTCTGCATACTGCGCGGTTTCGGTTAAGAAGATGTCTTGAACGACAAGGAAATCCAGCGCTTCAAGCCCTTCAATCACGTGTGCTTGGTTCGGGTCACTGAGCACTGGGTTTTCGCCCATCACGTATAAACCACGTACGTCACGGTGACACGCCGCATCTATGATCTCGGTGAGTGTTAGTCCCGTTTCAGCAGGTAAATCGGAAACGCCCCACTCCATCGCAAATTTTTGACGAACTATTGGGTTATAGACTTTCTGATAACCCGGTAGATTGTTTGGCAACGCGCCCATATCACATGCACCCTGAACATTGGATTGACCACGTAATGGGTTGATACCACCACCTTCAATACCGATATTGCCACAAAGGAGTTGCAGGTTAGCAATCGAGCGAACGTTATCGTGCCCTGTGGTGTGTTGCGTAATACCCATTGAGTAATACACAGCTGTGCGTTCTGCGGTGCCAATCAAACGCGCCATCGCGAAGATATCTTCGGCTTTCACACCAGTCACTAGTTCCACTTTGTCTAAGGAATAGCTTGGCGACATCACCTCTTGTAACAAGGTATCAAAGCCATCAACTCGGTCTTCAATATACTCTTGATCATACCAACCGTGCTTGATGATCTGTTGCATCACACCATTGATCAACATAACGTCAGTACCCGGTCGATGCGCTAAATAGAGTTCAGCATGATCGGCGATATCGATCCTTTTTGGATCAGCGACAATAAGACGAGCGCCACCATGTCTCACCGCTTGCTTGATGTGCGAACCAATAATTGGGTGCGCCGAAGTGGTGTCTGACCCAATAATAAAGATCACATCTGAGTGCTTGATGCTTGGAATATCATTGGTCATCGCCCCACTGCCCAGAGAAGCTTCAAGCCCAGTTACGGTTGAAGCGTGGCAAAGACGAGCGCAGTGGTCGACGTTGTTGGTTCCAAGCTCACGGCGGATGAATTTTTGGAAAGCATAATTGTCTTCGTTGGTGGTTTTAGCCGATGAGAAACCCGCTAGAGCATTGCTGCCAAAGCCTTGTTTAATAGCAGTAAATTTATCAGCGATCAATTTAATCGCTTCATCCCAACTTGCGGGCTGTAGCCAGCCATCTTTTCGGATTAATGGTGTGGTTAAACGCGCATCGCTGCCGACAAAGTCGAAACCAAATCGCCCTTTCACACACAACATGCCCTCATTGACCGGAGAGTCTCCCCCTTCGATATAACGGATTTTGTTTTTCTTCTCGTCGACATGCATCGTGAGTTTGCAACCCACACCACAATAGGTGCAGATGGTGTCGACTTTCTTAAGTAAATCTGTATCACCTTGCTTTCTGTCACGAGCATCCACCATCGCGCCTGTCGGGCATACCTGAACGCATGAACCACATTGCACACAGTTAGAATCGCCCATTAGGATCTTATCGACCCCGAAGTTAGGACGACACTCAGGCCTTGACGCAGGTTTACCATCTGATTGGTTCATGAAGCTTAAAACACCATGAACATTCTGTTCACGACACGCTTGGATACACTGACCGCAACTGATGCAGCGATTGGCATCAAAAATAATGAATTCAGAGCTGTCATCGACCGCGAATTTTTGTCTTGTTAAACCGACCTTAGTTTCTTCCGCGCGAATCGCTTGCCAGCTGTCGTTAGAAGCCACATCGATTTTATATTCTGGATGCGTTTGCGTTGCCTTGTATTCAGTCGAATAGTCTCGCAGGTCACAATCGGTATTAGCTTGGCAACCACACTCTAAACACCTTGCTGCTTCAGCTATCGCATCGGCATTATCAAAGCCAGTTTCTACTTCTTCAAAGCTTTGCTCGCGCTGCTCAGGGGTGAGCTCTGGCATGATCTTACGAGCCATTCGCTGTATCGATTTATACTGCTCTGGGTCAACGGCTTTTAGCTGCTTTTGCTTTCTTGAATTGAAAGGCTTGGCTGGGATCTGGTTCATGTCACCATTAAAGAATCGGTCGATCGCTTGCGCAGCAATTCGGCCATCTCCCACCGCTTCGACAGCGGTTGCAGGGCCACGTCGGAAATCGCCAATACTGAAGATATTGCCTGTTCCCGTGTGCATGGTTTGTGGATCAGCGTCAGCGGTATTCCAACGCGTTAACGGGATTTCTAGTGACTCATTGTCCATAAAGCTCAGATCAGGCTTTTGCGACACGGCAGCAATCACGGTATCGAAATCCTCAACAAAAAACTCACCCGTAGGTTTCGGGCTTCGACGACCTGAGGCATCAGCCGGCCCCAAAGCCATACGCTCTAATCGGATTTCAGATACGTGACCATTCTCATCCGCGATATTTTCAGCTGGATTGGTCAAGAAATGAAATTTGACGCCTTCGTGTTCGGCTTCTTCGATTTCGTAGTCTTCCGCCGGCATCTCATCTCGTGTTCGTCGATAAATCAACGTGGTATCAGCTCCATCACGGACTGCAGTTCGAGCGCAATCAATCGCGGTATTACCACCGCCGATCACTGCGACTTTTTTACCTGTAGTGAAATGCTTGTCGGTCACATAGTCTTTTAGGTAATCGACACCTAGGTAACAACCTGCTAGATCACTTCCGGTGTAATTCATCTCAACGGCTTGTGACGCACCAACCGCTAAACAAACCGCATCGAAGTCGTTGCTTAAATCCGACAATGTAAAATCAACGCCCAACTTTTTGTCACATTCAACAGCCATCCCGTTGCGACACATCAACTCAATTTCTTTATCGAGAATCGACTTTGGTAAGCGATATTCAGGGATACCGTAACGCAGCCAACCACCCGCTTTGGGCATCGACTCATAAACACTGACGTCATAGCCCTCATTCGACAGATAATAGCCTGCCGTAAGACCACCGGGACCACTACCAACAATGGCAACGCGCTTGCCTTTGTTTGGTTTCTTAGGGGGCATGTAGCTCTCTTGAGCGGCTAGATCCGCGTCCGCTGCATGTCGTTTGAGCTGGCGAATCGCGATGGATTCATCGACCAAGTTACGACGACATTCGGTTTCACAGAAAGCAGGACATACACGACCAATCGAAAGCGGCATCGGTAGCGTCTTTTTAATCACCTCTATCGCTTTGATGTGATCATTTTGAGCAATATGATGTAGGTAAGATTGGATATCGACGCCAGCAGGGCAAGCGGTTTGGCATGGTGCCTCACAGTCAGCGTAATGATCGGTCATGATGCGGTTCAAAGCTTCTTGTCGATGGTTCGTTAACTGTTTTGACTGAGTGGTAATATTCAGCCCATCAGACACTTCCAGCTCACAAGAGCGAGTAACGCCAACGCCATCAACTTCAACGACACACAAATCACACGGTACTTTATCCGCTGTTTTGTTCAAACCACATAAAGATGGGATCTCCAAACCACATGTTTTTGCCGCTTCAAGAACAGTTTGCCCTTGCTCGACGATTCGATATTTCCCATCAATAACGATTTGAATCATACCTAAGTCCTACCTTTACCTTTCGCACACGCGAGTTATCAACAATTAAAATTTAAGTAATACAATATTATTAATATTATTAAACCTATGTCATTACCATACATTATTTGTGGTTTTGTGCGTGTGACCTCAAACAAGTTCCATTGATAATAACCATAAGGTATGAGTGGTCTTATCAGTAACTATGAGAGTGGATCGGATGAAGAGTTTGAATGCAGAAAGTTATATTCGAGATGCAAAAAAGCCCCTAATGATTAGAGGCTTTGAATAAATATCATTGAGTCGCTTTCGAGCTTATAGCCCGGCTATCAAGGTTATTGCTCAGCTTCTTCGATAAGCTCTTGCACCGGAGATGCTGGTTTGTTTTGAGCAAAACCACGCAGGCCAACAACATGTACATGTTCGTGGTCTTTGAAGACCTTACGAACCAGTTTGTAAGTCGTACCTTTCTCTGGGCTAATGTTCTCTGGCGCAGCAATCAGAAGTTGCATACCTAAACGGTCACACAGTTCAAACAGCGTAGAAATCGACTTAGAATCCAGACGTGCGGCTTCATCAAGGAACAACAAACGACATGGAACGATGTCTTTACTGCGGAGTCGACGAGATTCCTCTTCCCAGCTCTGAATAACCATCAATAGGATTGACTGACCCGTACCGATCGCCTCACCCGTAGACAGTGCGCCCGATTCCGCTTGTAACCAACCATCTGAACCACGGTTAACTTCAACACTCAGCTCTAGGTAGTTACGGTAATCCAGCAGCTCTTCACCAAGAACTTGTGGAGAACGTTGACCCATATCGATATGTGGGTTCACACGTTGGAACAGTTTCGCCATCGCTTCAGAGAAGGTAAAGCGCGTTGATTCGAACAAGTCTTTATGCTGCTCTTGTTGAGTCGCTAGACCTGATAGCAAGATCTCGTGGCTTTCACGGATCTTAACGTTCAAACGCACGCCCTTAACCTGACCAAAGTAGATGTTCGACAGACCTTGGTTGAGCATACGAATACGGTTCTGCTCACGCTGAATCGTTTTCTTGATGATGCTTGCTACAGATTCAGAGCTGATCGCTAAGCGGTTTTCACGCTGCGTCAGTTCTTCTGTTAGACGAGCAAGTTCAACTTCCATCTCTTCGATTGCTTCAACTGGATCATCCGTATGAATGATGTCTTGGCGAATGCGCTCACGAAGATGTTGGTAAACCGCAATGTAGAACAGAACTTTACGCTCTGGATGCGCGTTGTCTTCAGATAGACGCAGCGAATCACGTAGGTCTTCATTGTCAGACACAGCCAAACGCAGTGCACCCAGTGATTTATCCGACATAGAGCGAAGCTCGCCTGCCGTTAGGTAAGCCAACTCACGTTTGTGCAGACGACGTTCAACATCATTCTCACGCGCTAAACGAAGTACTGAACACCAACCCGCTTTCGCTGCAACAACGAAGGTACGAAGCTCGGTGTACTCTTTCTGTACTTTCTTAAGACGCTTAGCCAGTGCTTTCATCTCAAGTTCAGTCGACGTAATGGTACGCTCGTATTCACTCTTACGACCACGTGAAGTGTGCAAACGCTCGTGCAGTTCATCACGACGACGTACAGCACGTTCTTCAGCGCCTTCATCAGCATTTACGCCAAACTCTTGAAGCTC of the Vibrio lentus genome contains:
- the fdhF gene encoding formate dehydrogenase subunit alpha: MIQIVIDGKYRIVEQGQTVLEAAKTCGLEIPSLCGLNKTADKVPCDLCVVEVDGVGVTRSCELEVSDGLNITTQSKQLTNHRQEALNRIMTDHYADCEAPCQTACPAGVDIQSYLHHIAQNDHIKAIEVIKKTLPMPLSIGRVCPAFCETECRRNLVDESIAIRQLKRHAADADLAAQESYMPPKKPNKGKRVAIVGSGPGGLTAGYYLSNEGYDVSVYESMPKAGGWLRYGIPEYRLPKSILDKEIELMCRNGMAVECDKKLGVDFTLSDLSNDFDAVCLAVGASQAVEMNYTGSDLAGCYLGVDYLKDYVTDKHFTTGKKVAVIGGGNTAIDCARTAVRDGADTTLIYRRTRDEMPAEDYEIEEAEHEGVKFHFLTNPAENIADENGHVSEIRLERMALGPADASGRRSPKPTGEFFVEDFDTVIAAVSQKPDLSFMDNESLEIPLTRWNTADADPQTMHTGTGNIFSIGDFRRGPATAVEAVGDGRIAAQAIDRFFNGDMNQIPAKPFNSRKQKQLKAVDPEQYKSIQRMARKIMPELTPEQREQSFEEVETGFDNADAIAEAARCLECGCQANTDCDLRDYSTEYKATQTHPEYKIDVASNDSWQAIRAEETKVGLTRQKFAVDDSSEFIIFDANRCISCGQCIQACREQNVHGVLSFMNQSDGKPASRPECRPNFGVDKILMGDSNCVQCGSCVQVCPTGAMVDARDRKQGDTDLLKKVDTICTYCGVGCKLTMHVDEKKNKIRYIEGGDSPVNEGMLCVKGRFGFDFVGSDARLTTPLIRKDGWLQPASWDEAIKLIADKFTAIKQGFGSNALAGFSSAKTTNEDNYAFQKFIRRELGTNNVDHCARLCHASTVTGLEASLGSGAMTNDIPSIKHSDVIFIIGSDTTSAHPIIGSHIKQAVRHGGARLIVADPKRIDIADHAELYLAHRPGTDVMLINGVMQQIIKHGWYDQEYIEDRVDGFDTLLQEVMSPSYSLDKVELVTGVKAEDIFAMARLIGTAERTAVYYSMGITQHTTGHDNVRSIANLQLLCGNIGIEGGGINPLRGQSNVQGACDMGALPNNLPGYQKVYNPIVRQKFAMEWGVSDLPAETGLTLTEIIDAACHRDVRGLYVMGENPVLSDPNQAHVIEGLEALDFLVVQDIFLTETAQYADVVLPSCSFAEKSGHFTNTERRVQRINPAVLPPGEAKEDWVIIQMLANAMGGGWGYNTVADITNEIARVTPQYGGLRWENITVNGVQWPSNKNNPDGTRIMHQTQFTRGRGQMEAIPFRYAAELPDSEYPLVLTTGRVLEQFHTGTMTRKTKGLDNLAGPRAMISVYDAEALGISNGQMLKVSTRRGEIEITAFVTKRMQKGVVFIPFHFVESPVNRLTTTATDPHAKIPEFKVAAVRIDPIRKPEIEATEA